The following are encoded together in the Daucus carota subsp. sativus chromosome 5, DH1 v3.0, whole genome shotgun sequence genome:
- the LOC108223075 gene encoding aminoaldehyde dehydrogenase 2, peroxisomal — translation MAAAMRIPVRQLFIDGDWRAPVLNNRISVINPATEQIIGDIPAATAEDVDIAVEAARNALARNGGKDWASASGAHRAKYLRAIAAKITERKTELAKLECLDSGKPLDEAAWDIDDVASCFEYNADLAEALDGKQKSPISLPMETFKSYTLKEPIGVVGLITPWNYPMLMATWKVAPALAAGCAAILKPSELASLTCLELGEVCKDVGLPPGILNIVTGLGSEAGAPLASHPNVDKIAFTGSTATGSKIMTAAAQQVKPVTLELGGKSPIIVFEDVDLDQAAEWTAFGCFWTNGQICSATSRLLVHENIAEKFLDRLVKWTKNIKISDPLEEGCRLGPVVSGGQYEKVMQFISTAKKEGATILSGGERPKHLEKGYFIEPTIISDVTTSMQIWREEVFGPVLCVKTFKSEDEAIELANDTRYGLGGAVISNDLERCERVTKALQCGIVWVNCSQPCFCQAPWGGKKRSGFGRELGEWGLDNYLSVKQVTQYISDEPWGWYQSPSPSKL, via the exons ATGGCAGCAGCAATGAGAATACCAGTTCGACAGCTCTTTATTGATGGGGACTGGAGAGCTCCTGTTCTAAATAATCGCATCTCTGTCATCAATCCCGCGACTGAGCAGATCATtg GGGATATACCGGCAGCTACTGCTGAAGATGTGGATATTGCTGTCGAAGCTGCTCGAAATGCCCTTGCTAGGAATGGGGGCAAGGATTGGGCTTCTGCATCTGGGGCACATCGTGCCAAGTATTTGCGTGCTATTGCTGCCAAA ATAACAGAGAGGAAAACGGAACTTGCAAAACTGGAGTGTTTAGATAGTGGGAAACCACTTGACGAAGCAGCTTGGGATATT GATGATGTTGCCTCATGTTTCGAGTACAACGCGGATCTTGCAGAAGCTTTGGATGGAAAACAGAAGTCCCCTATATCTCTCCCAATGGAAACATTTAAGAGTTATACCCTAAAAGAGCCAATTGGTGTTGTTGGTTTGATTACTCCATG GAATTACCCTATGCTGATGGCTACATGGAAGGTAGCTCCTGCCTTGGCGGCTGGCTGTGCTGCAATACTTAAGCCCTCCGAATTGGCGTCCTT AACGTGTCTGGAGTTAGGGGAAGTGTGTAAAGATGTTGGGCTTCCTCCTGGCATTCTTAACATTGTTACTGGTTTAGGCTCAGAAGCTGGAGCTCCATTGGCCTCTCATCCTAATGTCGACAAG ATTGCATTCACCGGAAGTACTGCTACAGGAAGTAAGATCATGACTGCAGCTGCGCAACAAGTGAAG CCTGTGACACTTGAGCTTGGTGGCAAAAGTCCAATAATTGTATTTGAGGATGTTGATTTAGATCAAG CTGCTGAGTGGACAGCTTTTGGTTGTTTTTGGACCAACGGTCAGATTTGCAGTGCAACCTCGCGGCTGTTGGTGCAT GAAAACATTGCTGAAAAATTTCTAGACAGGCTTGTGAAGTGGactaaaaatattaagattTCGGACCCCTTAGAGGAAGGATGTAGGCTTGGGCCTGTTGTTAGTGGTGGACAG TATGAAAAGGTGATGCAGTTTATATCAACAGCTAAGAAAGAAGGAGCAACTATATTGTCTGGTGGGGAACGGCCTAAG CACTTGGAAAAAGGTTACTTTATTGAGCCAACAATTATAAGTGATGTAACCACCTCCATGCAAATATGGAGAGAAGAAGTCTTTGGACCTGTTCTCTGTGTAAAAACGTTTAAGAGTGAAGACGAGGCTATTGAACTAGCAAATGATACTCg TTATGGCTTGGGAGGTGCTGTAATCTCCAATGATCTAGAAAGATGTGAGCGTGTAACAAAG GCTCTACAATGTGGAATTGTCTGGGTTAACTGTTCCCAGCCTTGCTTCTGTCAAGCTCCCTGGGGTGGGAAAAAACGTAGTGGTTTTGGACGTGAATTGGGAGAATG